In Aspergillus nidulans FGSC A4 chromosome IV, a single window of DNA contains:
- a CDS encoding alpha/beta hydrolase (transcript_id=CADANIAT00000329), whose translation MTFSKPTLIFCPGAWYPPTAFEPLAAHFPEHTTHTIAFPSIHQATSTKDLQPDIEALRTLVEQEASAGKDIVIISHSWSGLPVNSALDGLSKTERQAAGDAGGVAKLIFISAFIPDVGESLIGAFGGVPPDWYDRDEANGTVSAVNPYTLFFHDVPDGEQWAEALRPHAWATKVSPATSAAYTRIPGAYLMCENDRAIPLCVQQLMIEKARERGAQITTESIATGHSPWLVDPAPVAAFLQRSMA comes from the exons ATGACGTTCTCAAAGCCCACCCTGATCTTCTGCCCTGGGGCTTGGTACCCGCCTACGGCTTTTGAGCCCCTGGCGGCCCACTTCCCCGAGCACACCACCCATACCATCGCCTTCCCCTCGATCCACCAGgccaccagcaccaaagACCTGCAGCCCGATATCGAGGCGCTCCGGACCCTGGTTGAGCAGGAAGCCAGCGCGGGAAAggacatcgtcatcatctcgCACAGCTGGTCCGGGCTGCCCGTGAACAGCGCCCTCGACGGTCTCAGCAAGACCGAGCGACAAGCAGCCGGTGATGCCGGGGGTGTGGCCAAATTGATCTTCATCTCAGCCTTTATACCCGACGTCGGCGAGAGCCTGATCGGGGCCTTTGGCGGGGTTCCTCCCGACTGGTATGACCGCGAT GAAGCCAACGGCACCGTCAGCGCCGTCAACCCCTAtaccctcttcttccacgacGTCCCTGATGGGGAACAATGGGCCGAGGCCCTTCGTCCGCACGCTTGGGCGACCAAGGTCTCGCCagccaccagcgccgcctACACCCGCATCCCGGGCGCCTATCTCATGTGCGAGAACGACCGTGCCATTCCCCTCTGCGTCCAGCAGCTGATGATAGAAAAAGCCCGTGAAAGGGGCGCTCAGATTACCACGGAGAGCATCGCCACCGGTCATTCGCCGTGGCTGGTTGATCCAGCGCCTGTGGCTGCTTTTCTGCAGCGAAGCATGGCGTGA